A genome region from Paracoccus stylophorae includes the following:
- a CDS encoding ribose-phosphate pyrophosphokinase, whose protein sequence is MPVMTEPKLIAGNANKPLAASIARRMSMHRGVNVGLCDARVERFTDQEIFVEVFENVRGEDMYIIQPTSNPANDNLMELLIMTDALRRSSAARITAVIPYFGYARQDRRAKARTPISAKLVANLLTEAGVDRVLTMDLHAAQIQGFFDIPVDNLYASPVFALDVQHHFKGRMDDLMVVSPDVGGVARARELAQRINAPLSIVDKRREKAGEVAEMTVIGEVRDKACVIIDDICDTAGTLVKAAQLLVDNGATEVHAYISHGVLSGPAVERVSKSVMKSLVITDSIQPSDAVKNAPNIRIVPTAPMFTQAILNIWNGTSVSSLFETDTLLPIYEGLYSAA, encoded by the coding sequence ATGCCCGTCATGACCGAACCCAAGCTGATCGCAGGTAATGCCAACAAGCCGCTTGCGGCCTCCATCGCGCGGCGCATGTCGATGCATCGCGGCGTCAATGTCGGGCTGTGCGATGCCCGGGTCGAGCGGTTCACCGATCAGGAAATCTTCGTCGAGGTGTTCGAGAATGTCCGCGGCGAGGATATGTATATCATCCAGCCGACCTCGAACCCCGCCAATGACAACCTGATGGAACTGCTGATCATGACCGACGCGCTGCGCCGGTCCTCGGCCGCGCGGATCACGGCGGTCATTCCCTATTTCGGCTATGCACGGCAGGATCGCCGCGCCAAGGCGCGCACCCCGATCAGCGCCAAGCTGGTCGCCAACCTGCTGACCGAGGCGGGGGTGGACCGGGTCCTGACGATGGACCTGCATGCCGCGCAGATCCAGGGGTTCTTCGACATTCCCGTGGACAACCTCTATGCCTCGCCGGTGTTCGCGCTGGATGTGCAGCATCATTTCAAGGGCAGGATGGACGATCTGATGGTCGTCTCGCCCGATGTGGGCGGCGTCGCGCGGGCGCGCGAACTGGCGCAGCGGATCAACGCGCCCCTGTCCATCGTGGACAAGCGGCGCGAGAAGGCCGGCGAAGTGGCCGAGATGACGGTGATCGGCGAGGTCAGGGACAAGGCCTGCGTGATCATCGACGACATCTGCGACACCGCCGGAACGCTGGTCAAGGCCGCGCAACTGCTGGTCGATAACGGCGCGACCGAGGTGCATGCCTATATCAGCCACGGCGTGCTGTCGGGCCCCGCGGTCGAGCGGGTCAGCAAATCGGTGATGAAATCGCTGGTCATCACCGATTCGATCCAGCCCTCCGATGCGGTGAAGAACGCGCCCAATATCCGCATCGTGCCGACTGCGCCGATGTTCACGCAGGCGATCCTGAACATCTGGAACGGCACCTCGGTCAGCAGCCTGTTCGAGACCGACACGCTGCTGCCGATCTACGAAGGGCTGTATTCCGCCGCCTGA
- a CDS encoding 2-hydroxychromene-2-carboxylate isomerase, with amino-acid sequence MASIDYYLGTISPFSYLAGTRLEKIADRHGASITYKPVDLLQLFDRTGGIRPADRHPSRMEYRAQELVRWAEYLDMPLNLKPAHWPVNMAPSSYAIIAAQQAGGGDLGGLVHGFTRAVWAEQRDISDDAVIRDVLGAHGFDPALADQGLFVGAETYGRNLEQAVADGAFGGPFYVVRDSGQRFWGQDRLEFLDRHLASL; translated from the coding sequence ATGGCCAGTATCGACTATTATCTGGGGACCATCAGCCCCTTCAGCTATCTGGCCGGCACGCGGCTGGAAAAGATCGCCGACCGGCATGGCGCGTCGATCACCTACAAGCCCGTCGATCTGTTGCAGCTGTTCGACCGCACCGGCGGCATCCGCCCCGCCGACCGTCACCCAAGCCGGATGGAATACCGCGCGCAGGAGCTGGTGCGGTGGGCCGAATATCTGGACATGCCCCTGAACCTGAAGCCCGCGCACTGGCCGGTGAACATGGCGCCCTCATCCTATGCGATCATCGCCGCGCAGCAGGCGGGCGGAGGCGATCTGGGCGGGCTGGTCCACGGGTTCACCCGCGCCGTCTGGGCCGAACAGCGCGACATCAGCGACGACGCCGTGATCCGCGACGTGCTGGGCGCGCACGGCTTCGATCCGGCGCTGGCCGACCAAGGGCTGTTCGTCGGTGCCGAAACCTATGGCCGCAATCTGGAACAGGCGGTCGCGGACGGGGCCTTCGGCGGCCCGTTCTATGTCGTGCGCGACAGCGGCCAGCGGTTCTGGGGACAGGACCGGCTGGAGTTTCTGGACCGGCATCTGGCCAGCCTGTGA